One window of the Streptomyces sp. ITFR-21 genome contains the following:
- the rpsQ gene encoding 30S ribosomal protein S17, translated as MSESNVTTADNGSAADATERGFRKTREGLVVSDKMDKTVVVAVEDRVKHALYGKVIRRTNKLKAHDEQNAAGIGDRVLLMETRPLSATKRWRVVEILEKAK; from the coding sequence ATGAGCGAGAGCAACGTGACGACTGCAGACAACGGCTCCGCCGCGGACGCCACCGAGCGCGGCTTCCGCAAGACCCGTGAGGGTCTGGTGGTCAGCGACAAGATGGACAAGACCGTGGTGGTCGCCGTCGAGGACCGTGTCAAGCACGCCCTCTACGGCAAGGTCATCCGCCGTACCAACAAGCTCAAGGCCCACGACGAGCAGAACGCCGCCGGTATCGGCGACCGCGTCCTCCTGATGGAGACCCGGCCGCTGTCCGCCACCAAGCGCTGGCGCGTCGTGGAGATCCTCGAGAAGGCCAAGTAG
- the rpmC gene encoding 50S ribosomal protein L29, translating into MAAGTKATELRQLGDEELVGKLREAKEELFNLRFQGATGQLENNSRLKTVRKDIARIYTLMRERELGIETVETVETVESA; encoded by the coding sequence ATGGCGGCCGGTACCAAGGCGACCGAGCTGCGCCAGCTCGGCGACGAGGAGCTCGTCGGCAAGCTGCGTGAGGCCAAGGAGGAGCTGTTCAACCTCCGCTTCCAGGGCGCCACCGGACAGCTGGAGAACAACTCCCGGCTCAAGACCGTCCGCAAGGACATCGCCCGGATCTACACGCTGATGCGCGAGCGCGAGCTGGGCATCGAGACCGTGGAAACGGTGGAGACGGTGGAGAGCGCCTGA
- the rplP gene encoding 50S ribosomal protein L16, producing MLIPRRVKHRKQHHPGRDGMAKGGTELAFGEFGLQAVTPAYVTNRQIESARISITRHIKRGGKVWINIYPDRPLTKKPAETRMGSGKGSPEWWIANVKPGRVMFELSFPNEKVAREALTRAAHKLPMKCRIVRREAGES from the coding sequence ATGCTGATCCCCCGCAGGGTCAAGCACCGCAAGCAGCACCACCCCGGCCGTGACGGCATGGCCAAGGGCGGCACCGAGCTGGCGTTCGGCGAGTTCGGCCTGCAGGCCGTCACCCCCGCCTACGTGACCAACCGGCAGATCGAGTCCGCTCGTATCTCCATCACCCGGCACATCAAGCGCGGCGGCAAGGTCTGGATCAACATCTACCCGGACCGCCCGCTGACCAAGAAGCCCGCCGAGACCCGCATGGGCTCCGGCAAGGGCTCGCCGGAGTGGTGGATCGCGAACGTCAAGCCCGGACGGGTGATGTTCGAGCTGTCCTTCCCGAACGAGAAGGTTGCCCGCGAGGCGCTGACCCGCGCCGCGCACAAGCTTCCGATGAAGTGCCGCATCGTGCGGCGCGAGGCAGGTGAGTCGTGA